The following proteins are encoded in a genomic region of Portunus trituberculatus isolate SZX2019 chromosome 13, ASM1759143v1, whole genome shotgun sequence:
- the LOC123502985 gene encoding rRNA methyltransferase 3, mitochondrial-like isoform X1 encodes MLGAPGCLLRVLGCGERAWVRSSRVVARRPVRVHLKGPQQEAQQVIREYEDMQAAASRKVMIPGQKSKHSEQAPPAVDPDPNPDKLLRNRIHFKLLSGAGSYERKLLENMKHPKYRSEHQLFVAEGHRIIREALEHGATPAALYFTRLGLVAALKAPPSELKLEHVIALNDLPLFKAPYKTLQMWSSVTTSPGIVGVFKIPTIEPTTTTTISPPLTLVLDELREPGNLGGVLRTAAAVGVHQVLLMKGCCDPWDVKVVRAGCGAHFRLRIHTKLTWDSIMNCVPESAKIFLADVHRGEDAEDMLGVAGEEEEDGAAIKQRKINIRRDSSEDNVYELDIEGNKVMVDNSYSDPEHLELYKNVPLRTVRYDQLGLGGSDGGAVLVVGGEVGVSNAAKKFVSDNCGTKVTVPLANGMDSLNVGVASGVVLYEMQKQLHNITSKKLQEKYESGG; translated from the exons ATGTTGGGTGCCCCTGGCTGCCTGCTGAGGGTGCTCGGGTGTGGGGAGAGGGCGTGGGTGAGGAGCAGCAGGGTGGTGGCGCGGCGGCCTGTGCGTGTCCACCTGAAGGGGCCGCAGCAGGAGGCGCAGCAGGTGATCAGGGAGTATGAAGACATGCAGGCCGCCGCTAGCAGGAAAG TTATGATTCCAGGGCAGAAAAGTAAACACAGTGAACAAGCACCACCAGCTGTTGACCCAGACCCTAACCCAGACAAGCTGCTGAGGAATCGCATCCACTTCAAGCTGCTCTCTGGTGCCGGGAGCTATGAGAG AAAACTGCTGGAGAACATGAAACATCCTAAGTACCGCAGTGAACACCAGCTGTTTGTGGCAGAGGGTCACCGCATCATCCGTGAGGCACTGGAGCACGGCGCCACACCTGCAGCACTCTACTTCACACGACTCGGACTAGTAGCAGCACTCAAGGCGCCGCCATCCGAGTTAAAGCTGGAGCATGTCATCGCCCTCAATGACCTCCCACTGTTCAAGGCGCCCTACAAGACCCTGCAGATGTGGTCATCTGTCACTACCTCGCCAGGCATTGTGG GAGTGTTCAAAATTCCTACCAttgaacccaccaccaccaccaccatcagcccgCCCCTCACCCTGGTGCTGGATGAGCTGCGGGAGCCAGGTAACCTTGGTGGAGTGCTGCGTACTGCTGCAGCTGTTGGTGTACATCAAGTGCTGCTCATGAAAG GCTGCTGTGACCCGTGGGACGTCAAGGTGGTGAGGGCTGGCTGTGGCGCACACTTCCGCCTCAGAATCCACACAAAACTCACCTGGGACAGCATCATGAACTGCGTGCCAGAGAGTGCTAAGATCTTCCTTGCTGATGTGCACCGTGGGGAGGATGCAGAGGATATGTTAGGGGTagctggggaggaagaggaagatggtgctgccataaagcaaaggaaaattAACATTAGGAGAGACAGCTCAGAGGACAATGTGTATGAGTTAGACATTGAAGGTAATAAGGTAATGGTGGACAACAGCTACAGTGACCCAGAGCACTTAGAACTGTACAAGAATGTGCCTCTCCGTACCGTGAGATACGACCAGCTAGGCTTGGGAGGGTCAGATGGAGGTGCTGTGCTTGTTGTAGGTGGAGAGGTGGGTGTCAGTAATGCTGCTAAGAAATTTGTATCTGATAATTGTGGCACCAAGGTGACTGTTCCGCTGGCTAATGGCATGGATAGCCTCAATGTTGGGGTCGCGTCGGGTGTTGTTCTTTATGAGATGCAAAAGCAGCTGCACAATATTACCTCAAAAAAACTGCAGGAGAAATATGAGAGTGGGGGATAA
- the LOC123502978 gene encoding cyclic AMP-dependent transcription factor ATF-2-like isoform X1, with protein MLTNSLSVMGEVDKPFGCPQPGCGMSFTNEDHLTVHRRRHEMQLTVNGEHHTPSLVKHTGFIIDQTPTPTRFLRQCEEVGLFQEISLNPFDEQFRRASLLRSHHSITESIGGSESLDTPRVLPPPADSDETISSTSRDDICGTTSTTTITSTLTTSSHAYVPPQTATTTCPASLAAARVLDVVEEEADRGDGATRRLSLNVSSAAEAGQQSSSVISTPTPVITAGPSVTQSLGAVEIGNATSVKVGGVGPASAQQPAICAAPSSVPPSPSATVLQLLLRLPNGQAIPVEIPATPVVSSSTQSGTTTNSSTTTTVSSMVASPPNPHDKSPQQSLAKMKLKQVLASSSTAARPGSSRTSRANTADRIAEMTRSRNFSGTSSTEVAGQGCGVFVGAEGECDDDSVSANPTKGERKRRNSSDNEDPAEKRKKFLERNRAAAIRCREKKKKWIENLSMKYDELGSINQKLQSEVSSLRSEVAVLKSMLLQHKDCPVTLAMQGDGTLDGMNGSCGPAPLAPMLVPAPEPSLAHKPRTRSLSLPSIPSSENIPVDPLPVNLSCCVYASPPATTIVTSASSTSSPSTKVSAVPPGVLGRTGTASVSPVNLTSSLITTNQHPSPHSPATSIARIIKISSGQVSSPQTQLLAPAVVPSTLTTGGHTGKVSKIVLGQPEILTTDINLMNGAPNVIMAAAAPVSTTALPQPQLLNLTLQAPQSKASSSVLRKSN; from the exons ATGCTCACCAACAGCCTGTCAGTCATGGGTGAAGTTGATAAGCCGTTTGGATGCCCCCAGCCAGGATGTGGGATG AGCTTCACCAACGAGGACCATCTCACAGTTCACCGGCGCCGTCACGAGATGCAGTTGACGGTGAATGGGGAGCACCACACACCCTCTCTAGTCAAGCACACCGGCTTCATTATAG ACCAGACACCCACGCCGACAAGGTTCCTGCGACAGTGTGAGGAGGTGGGGCTTTTCCAAGAAATTAGCTTGAATCCTTTTGACGAGCAGTTCCGGAGAGCGTCCCTGCTGAGATCCCACCACTCCATCACTGAG TCCATCGGGGGTAGCGAGAGTCTGGACACCCCAAGAGTCCTTCCCCCGCCAGCAGATTCTGATGAgaccatctcctccacctcccgcgATGACATCTGtggcaccacctccaccaccactatcacttccACCCTAACCACCTCCAGCCACGCCTACGTCCCGCCTcagactgccaccaccacctgccctgCCTCCCTCGCTGCAGCCAG AGTGTtggatgtggtggaggaggaggcggatcgaggagatggggccacacggcGTCTCTCCCTCAATGTGTCCTCAGCAGCAGAGGCTGGCCAGCAGTCCAGTTCTGTCATCTCCACACCAACGCCTGTCATCACTGCGGG GCCATCAGTCACACAGTCCTTAGGCGCTGTGGAGATCGGCAATGCGACCTCTGTGAAGGTTGGGGGAGTGGGCCCAGCCTCAGCGCAGCAGCCAGCCATCTGTGCTGCCCCCAGCAGTGTGCCACCCTCACCAAGTGCCACAGTCCTTCAGCTTCTCCTCAG GTTACCAAACGGCCAGGCCATCCCAGTGGAGATTCCCGCCACTCCCGTTGTGTCATCATCCACTCAGagcggcaccaccaccaacagctccaccaccactactgtctcTTCTATGGTAGCATCACCTCCAAACCCTCACGACAAGTCACCTCAACAGTCCCTTGCCAAAATG AAGCTGAAACAAGTATTAGCCTcaagcagcacagcagcacggCCCGGCAGCAGCAGGACTTCCAGAGCCAACACAGCGGACCGCATCGCAGAAATGACAAGATCGCGCAACTTCAGTGGCACAAGCAGCACTGAGGTGGCTGGTCAGggctgtggtgtgtttgtgggtgctGAG GGAGAGTGTGATGATGACAGTGTGTCTGCCAACCCCaccaagggagagaggaagaggcgaaATTCATCAGACAATGAAGATCCggctgaaaagagaaagaaattccTGGAAAGAAACAG AGCGGCTGCTATCCGGTGtcgggaaaagaagaaaaaatggatagagaaTCTTTCAATGAAGTACGACGAGTTGGGAAGCATCAACCAGAAGCTGCAGTCGGAGGTGTCGTCCCTGCGCTCTGAAGTTGCCGTCCTGAAGTCCATGTTACTTCAGCACAAAGACTGCCCAGTGACTCTTGCCATgcagggag ATGGTACCCTTGATGGAATGAACGGGAGCTGCGGGCCGGCCCCCCTTGCCCCCATGCTGGTGCCGGCGCCGGAGCCGTCCCTTGCACACAAACCACGCACAcgttccctctccctgccctccatcccctcctcgGAGAACATCCCCGTGGATCCCCTCCCAGTGAACCTGTCTTGCTGTGTGTATGCCTCGcctcccgccaccaccattgtcacgtctgcctcctccacttcttccccttccaccaAG GTGAGTGCAGTGCCTCCAGGTGTGCTGGGGAGGACAGGCACAGCATCAGTCAGTCCTGTTAACCTAACCAGTAGTTTGATCACCACCAACCAGCACCCATCCCCTCACAGCCCTGCTACCTCCATTGCCCGCATCATAAAGATTTCCTCAGGGCAAGTGTCCTCCCCACAAACCCAGCTTCTTGCCCCAGCTGTGGTGCcctccacactcaccacagGAGGACACACAGGGAAA GTGAGCAAGATTGTGCTGGGCCAACCAGAAATCTTGACAACGGACATCAACCTGATGAACGGAGCCCCAAACGTCATCATGGCAGCAGCGGCTCCCGTCAGCACCACCGCCTTGCCTCAGCCACAACTCCTCAACCTCACCCTGCAGGCGCCGCAGAGCAAGGCGTCGTCGTCAGTCCTCCGCAAATCTAACTAG
- the LOC123502985 gene encoding rRNA methyltransferase 3, mitochondrial-like isoform X2 produces the protein MLGAPGCLLRVLGCGERAWVRSSRVVARRPVRVHLKGPQQEAQQVIREYEDMQAAASRKGQKSKHSEQAPPAVDPDPNPDKLLRNRIHFKLLSGAGSYERKLLENMKHPKYRSEHQLFVAEGHRIIREALEHGATPAALYFTRLGLVAALKAPPSELKLEHVIALNDLPLFKAPYKTLQMWSSVTTSPGIVGVFKIPTIEPTTTTTISPPLTLVLDELREPGNLGGVLRTAAAVGVHQVLLMKGCCDPWDVKVVRAGCGAHFRLRIHTKLTWDSIMNCVPESAKIFLADVHRGEDAEDMLGVAGEEEEDGAAIKQRKINIRRDSSEDNVYELDIEGNKVMVDNSYSDPEHLELYKNVPLRTVRYDQLGLGGSDGGAVLVVGGEVGVSNAAKKFVSDNCGTKVTVPLANGMDSLNVGVASGVVLYEMQKQLHNITSKKLQEKYESGG, from the exons ATGTTGGGTGCCCCTGGCTGCCTGCTGAGGGTGCTCGGGTGTGGGGAGAGGGCGTGGGTGAGGAGCAGCAGGGTGGTGGCGCGGCGGCCTGTGCGTGTCCACCTGAAGGGGCCGCAGCAGGAGGCGCAGCAGGTGATCAGGGAGTATGAAGACATGCAGGCCGCCGCTAGCAGGAAAG GGCAGAAAAGTAAACACAGTGAACAAGCACCACCAGCTGTTGACCCAGACCCTAACCCAGACAAGCTGCTGAGGAATCGCATCCACTTCAAGCTGCTCTCTGGTGCCGGGAGCTATGAGAG AAAACTGCTGGAGAACATGAAACATCCTAAGTACCGCAGTGAACACCAGCTGTTTGTGGCAGAGGGTCACCGCATCATCCGTGAGGCACTGGAGCACGGCGCCACACCTGCAGCACTCTACTTCACACGACTCGGACTAGTAGCAGCACTCAAGGCGCCGCCATCCGAGTTAAAGCTGGAGCATGTCATCGCCCTCAATGACCTCCCACTGTTCAAGGCGCCCTACAAGACCCTGCAGATGTGGTCATCTGTCACTACCTCGCCAGGCATTGTGG GAGTGTTCAAAATTCCTACCAttgaacccaccaccaccaccaccatcagcccgCCCCTCACCCTGGTGCTGGATGAGCTGCGGGAGCCAGGTAACCTTGGTGGAGTGCTGCGTACTGCTGCAGCTGTTGGTGTACATCAAGTGCTGCTCATGAAAG GCTGCTGTGACCCGTGGGACGTCAAGGTGGTGAGGGCTGGCTGTGGCGCACACTTCCGCCTCAGAATCCACACAAAACTCACCTGGGACAGCATCATGAACTGCGTGCCAGAGAGTGCTAAGATCTTCCTTGCTGATGTGCACCGTGGGGAGGATGCAGAGGATATGTTAGGGGTagctggggaggaagaggaagatggtgctgccataaagcaaaggaaaattAACATTAGGAGAGACAGCTCAGAGGACAATGTGTATGAGTTAGACATTGAAGGTAATAAGGTAATGGTGGACAACAGCTACAGTGACCCAGAGCACTTAGAACTGTACAAGAATGTGCCTCTCCGTACCGTGAGATACGACCAGCTAGGCTTGGGAGGGTCAGATGGAGGTGCTGTGCTTGTTGTAGGTGGAGAGGTGGGTGTCAGTAATGCTGCTAAGAAATTTGTATCTGATAATTGTGGCACCAAGGTGACTGTTCCGCTGGCTAATGGCATGGATAGCCTCAATGTTGGGGTCGCGTCGGGTGTTGTTCTTTATGAGATGCAAAAGCAGCTGCACAATATTACCTCAAAAAAACTGCAGGAGAAATATGAGAGTGGGGGATAA
- the LOC123502978 gene encoding cyclic AMP-dependent transcription factor ATF-2-like isoform X3 encodes MLTNSLSVMGEVDKPFGCPQPGCGMSFTNEDHLTVHRRRHEMQLTVNGEHHTPSLVKHTGFIIDQTPTPTRFLRQCEEVGLFQEISLNPFDEQFRRASLLRSHHSITESIGGSESLDTPRVLPPPADSDETISSTSRDDICGTTSTTTITSTLTTSSHAYVPPQTATTTCPASLAAARVLDVVEEEADRGDGATRRLSLNVSSAAEAGQQSSSVISTPTPVITAGPSVTQSLGAVEIGNATSVKVGGVGPASAQQPAICAAPSSVPPSPSATVLQLLLRLPNGQAIPVEIPATPVVSSSTQSGTTTNSSTTTTVSSMVASPPNPHDKSPQQSLAKMKLKQVLASSSTAARPGSSRTSRANTADRIAEMTRSRNFSGTSSTEVAGQGCGVFVGAEGECDDDSVSANPTKGERKRRNSSDNEDPAEKRKKFLERNRAAAIRCREKKKKWIENLSMKYDELGSINQKLQSEVSSLRSEVAVLKSMLLQHKDCPVTLAMQGDGTLDGMNGSCGPAPLAPMLVPAPEPSLAHKPRTRSLSLPSIPSSENIPVDPLPVNLSCCVYASPPATTIVTSASSTSSPSTKVSKIVLGQPEILTTDINLMNGAPNVIMAAAAPVSTTALPQPQLLNLTLQAPQSKASSSVLRKSN; translated from the exons ATGCTCACCAACAGCCTGTCAGTCATGGGTGAAGTTGATAAGCCGTTTGGATGCCCCCAGCCAGGATGTGGGATG AGCTTCACCAACGAGGACCATCTCACAGTTCACCGGCGCCGTCACGAGATGCAGTTGACGGTGAATGGGGAGCACCACACACCCTCTCTAGTCAAGCACACCGGCTTCATTATAG ACCAGACACCCACGCCGACAAGGTTCCTGCGACAGTGTGAGGAGGTGGGGCTTTTCCAAGAAATTAGCTTGAATCCTTTTGACGAGCAGTTCCGGAGAGCGTCCCTGCTGAGATCCCACCACTCCATCACTGAG TCCATCGGGGGTAGCGAGAGTCTGGACACCCCAAGAGTCCTTCCCCCGCCAGCAGATTCTGATGAgaccatctcctccacctcccgcgATGACATCTGtggcaccacctccaccaccactatcacttccACCCTAACCACCTCCAGCCACGCCTACGTCCCGCCTcagactgccaccaccacctgccctgCCTCCCTCGCTGCAGCCAG AGTGTtggatgtggtggaggaggaggcggatcgaggagatggggccacacggcGTCTCTCCCTCAATGTGTCCTCAGCAGCAGAGGCTGGCCAGCAGTCCAGTTCTGTCATCTCCACACCAACGCCTGTCATCACTGCGGG GCCATCAGTCACACAGTCCTTAGGCGCTGTGGAGATCGGCAATGCGACCTCTGTGAAGGTTGGGGGAGTGGGCCCAGCCTCAGCGCAGCAGCCAGCCATCTGTGCTGCCCCCAGCAGTGTGCCACCCTCACCAAGTGCCACAGTCCTTCAGCTTCTCCTCAG GTTACCAAACGGCCAGGCCATCCCAGTGGAGATTCCCGCCACTCCCGTTGTGTCATCATCCACTCAGagcggcaccaccaccaacagctccaccaccactactgtctcTTCTATGGTAGCATCACCTCCAAACCCTCACGACAAGTCACCTCAACAGTCCCTTGCCAAAATG AAGCTGAAACAAGTATTAGCCTcaagcagcacagcagcacggCCCGGCAGCAGCAGGACTTCCAGAGCCAACACAGCGGACCGCATCGCAGAAATGACAAGATCGCGCAACTTCAGTGGCACAAGCAGCACTGAGGTGGCTGGTCAGggctgtggtgtgtttgtgggtgctGAG GGAGAGTGTGATGATGACAGTGTGTCTGCCAACCCCaccaagggagagaggaagaggcgaaATTCATCAGACAATGAAGATCCggctgaaaagagaaagaaattccTGGAAAGAAACAG AGCGGCTGCTATCCGGTGtcgggaaaagaagaaaaaatggatagagaaTCTTTCAATGAAGTACGACGAGTTGGGAAGCATCAACCAGAAGCTGCAGTCGGAGGTGTCGTCCCTGCGCTCTGAAGTTGCCGTCCTGAAGTCCATGTTACTTCAGCACAAAGACTGCCCAGTGACTCTTGCCATgcagggag ATGGTACCCTTGATGGAATGAACGGGAGCTGCGGGCCGGCCCCCCTTGCCCCCATGCTGGTGCCGGCGCCGGAGCCGTCCCTTGCACACAAACCACGCACAcgttccctctccctgccctccatcccctcctcgGAGAACATCCCCGTGGATCCCCTCCCAGTGAACCTGTCTTGCTGTGTGTATGCCTCGcctcccgccaccaccattgtcacgtctgcctcctccacttcttccccttccaccaAG GTGAGCAAGATTGTGCTGGGCCAACCAGAAATCTTGACAACGGACATCAACCTGATGAACGGAGCCCCAAACGTCATCATGGCAGCAGCGGCTCCCGTCAGCACCACCGCCTTGCCTCAGCCACAACTCCTCAACCTCACCCTGCAGGCGCCGCAGAGCAAGGCGTCGTCGTCAGTCCTCCGCAAATCTAACTAG
- the LOC123502978 gene encoding cyclic AMP-dependent transcription factor ATF-2-like isoform X2: MLTNSLSVMGEVDKPFGCPQPGCGMSFTNEDHLTVHRRRHEMQLTVNGEHHTPSLVKHTGFIIDQTPTPTRFLRQCEEVGLFQEISLNPFDEQFRRASLLRSHHSITESIGGSESLDTPRVLPPPADSDETISSTSRDDICGTTSTTTITSTLTTSSHAYVPPQTATTTCPASLAAARVLDVVEEEADRGDGATRRLSLNVSSAAEAGQQSSSVISTPTPVITAGPSVTQSLGAVEIGNATSVKVGGVGPASAQQPAICAAPSSVPPSPSATVLQLLLRLPNGQAIPVEIPATPVVSSSTQSGTTTNSSTTTTVSSMVASPPNPHDKSPQQSLAKMKLKQVLASSSTAARPGSSRTSRANTADRIAEMTRSRNFSGTSSTEGECDDDSVSANPTKGERKRRNSSDNEDPAEKRKKFLERNRAAAIRCREKKKKWIENLSMKYDELGSINQKLQSEVSSLRSEVAVLKSMLLQHKDCPVTLAMQGDGTLDGMNGSCGPAPLAPMLVPAPEPSLAHKPRTRSLSLPSIPSSENIPVDPLPVNLSCCVYASPPATTIVTSASSTSSPSTKVSAVPPGVLGRTGTASVSPVNLTSSLITTNQHPSPHSPATSIARIIKISSGQVSSPQTQLLAPAVVPSTLTTGGHTGKVSKIVLGQPEILTTDINLMNGAPNVIMAAAAPVSTTALPQPQLLNLTLQAPQSKASSSVLRKSN, from the exons ATGCTCACCAACAGCCTGTCAGTCATGGGTGAAGTTGATAAGCCGTTTGGATGCCCCCAGCCAGGATGTGGGATG AGCTTCACCAACGAGGACCATCTCACAGTTCACCGGCGCCGTCACGAGATGCAGTTGACGGTGAATGGGGAGCACCACACACCCTCTCTAGTCAAGCACACCGGCTTCATTATAG ACCAGACACCCACGCCGACAAGGTTCCTGCGACAGTGTGAGGAGGTGGGGCTTTTCCAAGAAATTAGCTTGAATCCTTTTGACGAGCAGTTCCGGAGAGCGTCCCTGCTGAGATCCCACCACTCCATCACTGAG TCCATCGGGGGTAGCGAGAGTCTGGACACCCCAAGAGTCCTTCCCCCGCCAGCAGATTCTGATGAgaccatctcctccacctcccgcgATGACATCTGtggcaccacctccaccaccactatcacttccACCCTAACCACCTCCAGCCACGCCTACGTCCCGCCTcagactgccaccaccacctgccctgCCTCCCTCGCTGCAGCCAG AGTGTtggatgtggtggaggaggaggcggatcgaggagatggggccacacggcGTCTCTCCCTCAATGTGTCCTCAGCAGCAGAGGCTGGCCAGCAGTCCAGTTCTGTCATCTCCACACCAACGCCTGTCATCACTGCGGG GCCATCAGTCACACAGTCCTTAGGCGCTGTGGAGATCGGCAATGCGACCTCTGTGAAGGTTGGGGGAGTGGGCCCAGCCTCAGCGCAGCAGCCAGCCATCTGTGCTGCCCCCAGCAGTGTGCCACCCTCACCAAGTGCCACAGTCCTTCAGCTTCTCCTCAG GTTACCAAACGGCCAGGCCATCCCAGTGGAGATTCCCGCCACTCCCGTTGTGTCATCATCCACTCAGagcggcaccaccaccaacagctccaccaccactactgtctcTTCTATGGTAGCATCACCTCCAAACCCTCACGACAAGTCACCTCAACAGTCCCTTGCCAAAATG AAGCTGAAACAAGTATTAGCCTcaagcagcacagcagcacggCCCGGCAGCAGCAGGACTTCCAGAGCCAACACAGCGGACCGCATCGCAGAAATGACAAGATCGCGCAACTTCAGTGGCACAAGCAGCACTGAG GGAGAGTGTGATGATGACAGTGTGTCTGCCAACCCCaccaagggagagaggaagaggcgaaATTCATCAGACAATGAAGATCCggctgaaaagagaaagaaattccTGGAAAGAAACAG AGCGGCTGCTATCCGGTGtcgggaaaagaagaaaaaatggatagagaaTCTTTCAATGAAGTACGACGAGTTGGGAAGCATCAACCAGAAGCTGCAGTCGGAGGTGTCGTCCCTGCGCTCTGAAGTTGCCGTCCTGAAGTCCATGTTACTTCAGCACAAAGACTGCCCAGTGACTCTTGCCATgcagggag ATGGTACCCTTGATGGAATGAACGGGAGCTGCGGGCCGGCCCCCCTTGCCCCCATGCTGGTGCCGGCGCCGGAGCCGTCCCTTGCACACAAACCACGCACAcgttccctctccctgccctccatcccctcctcgGAGAACATCCCCGTGGATCCCCTCCCAGTGAACCTGTCTTGCTGTGTGTATGCCTCGcctcccgccaccaccattgtcacgtctgcctcctccacttcttccccttccaccaAG GTGAGTGCAGTGCCTCCAGGTGTGCTGGGGAGGACAGGCACAGCATCAGTCAGTCCTGTTAACCTAACCAGTAGTTTGATCACCACCAACCAGCACCCATCCCCTCACAGCCCTGCTACCTCCATTGCCCGCATCATAAAGATTTCCTCAGGGCAAGTGTCCTCCCCACAAACCCAGCTTCTTGCCCCAGCTGTGGTGCcctccacactcaccacagGAGGACACACAGGGAAA GTGAGCAAGATTGTGCTGGGCCAACCAGAAATCTTGACAACGGACATCAACCTGATGAACGGAGCCCCAAACGTCATCATGGCAGCAGCGGCTCCCGTCAGCACCACCGCCTTGCCTCAGCCACAACTCCTCAACCTCACCCTGCAGGCGCCGCAGAGCAAGGCGTCGTCGTCAGTCCTCCGCAAATCTAACTAG